Proteins found in one Seonamhaeicola sp. S2-3 genomic segment:
- a CDS encoding endonuclease, with translation MKHLYLFSLLLSFFSFSQIPSNYYDSADGLSGYALKTELKNIVTNGHTWDSNASTAYDNLYTAYLTTHTDNYYENDGTVLDFYSENPTASATNNDSYNYTHGDRQCGSYNSENDCYNREHLFPQGFFDEQLPMIADVHHVIPTDGYVNNRRSNYPFGEVSNATWTSNNGSKVGPNTFGSYSGTVFEPIDEFKGDIARALLYFAVRYEDNWDDSGWSDPETTNNPLNGTSNQFYEDWYIDLLLDWHANDPVVQAEIDRNNAAYNFQGNANPFVDYPEFAEMIWNSAADNEAPSAPTNLVASNPTDNSIDLSWNASSDNIGVTSYDIYIDGLNSFNTSNTYFTITGLTSNTNYCFTIKAKDAANNVSNFSNQDCETTTNNGSSGGTDCLTESFANITTGSSSYSIRNWTGDDGGSWSATDARTDQSINGSEAITIRNGSLSTPTVSGGIGNLTVTTLRVFSGSSGTFNLKVNGNIVGTIAYSDTEQTITIPNINVSGDVSIIIDGNSVSSNRVIFDDLSWTCYTSLSTESNELISLKMHPNPIKGNRLYFETNKDLDIKIYDILGKLIIDKSVISNNNFIDVSNIKKGIYLVRISNNNQSITKKLIKQ, from the coding sequence ATGAAACACCTTTACCTTTTTTCTTTACTACTTTCTTTTTTCAGTTTTTCGCAAATACCATCAAATTACTATGATAGTGCAGATGGTTTATCTGGTTACGCGCTTAAAACAGAATTAAAAAACATTGTTACCAATGGACACACATGGGATTCTAATGCTAGTACAGCCTATGACAATTTATATACAGCATATTTAACAACCCATACAGATAATTATTATGAGAATGATGGAACTGTACTAGATTTTTATTCTGAAAACCCTACCGCTAGTGCTACAAATAATGACTCTTATAATTATACTCATGGAGATAGACAATGTGGTTCCTATAATTCTGAAAATGATTGTTATAATAGAGAGCATTTATTCCCTCAAGGCTTTTTTGATGAACAACTTCCTATGATAGCAGATGTGCATCATGTAATTCCTACCGATGGTTATGTAAACAATAGAAGAAGTAACTATCCTTTTGGTGAGGTAAGTAACGCAACGTGGACGTCCAATAATGGTTCAAAAGTAGGCCCAAATACTTTTGGAAGTTATTCAGGAACTGTTTTTGAGCCTATAGATGAATTTAAAGGCGATATTGCAAGAGCTTTATTATATTTTGCCGTTAGATACGAAGATAACTGGGACGATTCGGGATGGAGTGATCCTGAAACCACAAACAATCCTCTTAATGGAACAAGCAATCAATTCTATGAAGATTGGTACATAGACCTCCTCCTAGATTGGCATGCAAATGACCCCGTGGTACAAGCTGAAATTGATAGAAATAACGCTGCCTATAACTTTCAGGGAAATGCCAATCCTTTTGTAGATTATCCTGAATTTGCAGAAATGATTTGGAACTCAGCGGCAGATAATGAGGCTCCTTCAGCTCCTACTAATTTGGTAGCTTCAAATCCAACAGATAATAGCATAGACTTAAGTTGGAATGCTTCTAGTGACAATATTGGTGTTACCTCATATGATATCTATATAGATGGTTTAAATTCATTTAATACCTCTAACACCTATTTTACCATAACAGGACTAACTTCAAATACTAATTATTGTTTTACAATAAAAGCAAAAGATGCTGCTAATAATGTATCTAATTTTAGCAATCAAGATTGTGAAACAACTACTAACAATGGCTCTAGTGGAGGTACAGATTGCCTTACCGAATCTTTTGCTAATATCACTACTGGTTCTAGCTCTTATTCAATTAGAAATTGGACAGGAGATGATGGTGGTTCTTGGTCTGCAACCGATGCAAGAACAGATCAATCTATAAATGGTAGCGAAGCTATAACCATTAGAAACGGTTCTCTTTCAACACCAACTGTTAGCGGAGGAATAGGTAATCTAACTGTAACTACATTAAGAGTTTTTAGTGGTAGCAGTGGTACATTTAATCTTAAAGTAAATGGTAATATAGTTGGCACAATTGCGTATAGTGATACTGAACAAACTATTACCATACCAAATATTAATGTATCAGGTGATGTCTCGATTATTATAGATGGTAATTCTGTTAGCAGCAACCGTGTAATTTTTGATGACTTATCTTGGACTTGTTACACCTCTTTAAGTACAGAATCCAATGAGTTAATCAGCCTTAAGATGCATCCTAATCCTATAAAAGGGAATAGACTATATTTTGAAACAAACAAGGATTTAGATATTAAAATCTATGATATTCTTGGAAAACTCATAATTGACAAATCTGTGATTTCTAATAATAACTTTATAGATGTATCTAATATAAAAAAAGGAATATATTTAGTTAGAATATCAAACAATAATCAAAGTATCACTAAAAAGTTAATTAAACAGTAA